Sequence from the Ictalurus furcatus strain D&B chromosome 25, Billie_1.0, whole genome shotgun sequence genome:
tatatttattgtcttAATTAACGTCaagtggagagaaaaagagaggcttgaTCACGCCACCCTGCCACGCATCATTTTCCTGTACTCTCAAGTCCCGTGGTGTTACTCCTTATATAATATCTCTTATTCTCTCCCCCcgcccaccagccagctctctccTATCACAGGACAGCTACggcatcttttcaaactacCGATGCTCACGCTGCGTCACAAAGGCTATCTATGCTCTTTCGCATACACGCTGACGATGTCCTTTGTTTACATCCATGTATTTTCAAGCAAATTTTGGGATATcgcataatatttttttaaaaaacgcgAATAAAATCCTCCAAAATCCCCATGAAAACGTGTGCGTTCGATTGAGGCGGATCTTCTTTGTTATTCGATAAGAAGACATGTGCATAAActacgatggaaacacatttacagaataaattcCCCgatgtgcataaaaaaaaaaagtcacgtgactttgcctcaacaaagCACGTGATTGGATAATTAGCTCAGAAAGGTAAAAATGGCCGAGAGCGAGAGGTTTGTTTGCATAGACGATTTTGCGCCAGTTTCCCCGGAAGTGATGATTTCGTTCTCTTGAACGCATGGGATGGAAACGGCGCTTTATTCGCAAATACTTTATGTGATATTCGCATAAGTTACATttgcaacttggatggaaacatacctcacgattggctagtgttgctgtgataaGACGTTCATCGCAAAACAATTTTGATGGCTTGACTCGGACAGCTGTCGCACTGGCACGTTACACCACTCAGGAGCCCATCATATAcaccgtttttttttcttcttttcctacAGCTTTATTCTGTTCTACATGTCTTCAGAAAAACATCCTTCTTCCTACTTGTTATCCAAATTACCGAATTCGTGACGAATCAACAAATAGGCAAATTAGCCTGTGAGGGCATCTGGTGAATTCTAGAGAACTTTTGAGCATGCACTTTCATTCATCTACTTTCCCCTGGAAAGAGTTGGCAAAACTGGCAAGGTCTTCGATGCCAGCATGGTACATAAATTCCCCACATGGCCAAGTGTCTGTGTACAtcggtaaataaataaaaaaagaaataagataagaaactttattgtcattgtacagcgtgtcccaaatgtctccatacataggggaaattaacacttaaaaaaatcttccaacatttttcatacatatatatttatatatatatatattttttctccagacagcctttaagaccgtctttgacaaaagaagaacgtattgaaatcgttCTCAAGGCTGGAAGGTCGCGATGAACAGGAAACACGGCGAGCACACCACGCACGTCACTGTCGCCAAACCtattaacaaattcacaaaGACTGGAAATGtcgcggaccgaccgagaagaagtggacgtccacgaacgtCCGCTAACGAAGAGACGACCGACGTGGTGCTGCCAAACACAATCCCCtactgtatggagacttttgggacttCCTGCAGTTTGTGATGAAGCAGTGTACACAGACAATACAATCCACGACATCTGATACACACAATGACACTAACAAACTCAGTCAACAAAAAGTGGAGGACTCCAGCTTAAGAGTTTACAAGGAAATGGCACAGACAGccttgctggaaaaaaaaccccaatagaaaccatcacagaaattctaatggtttccggTACAAATTCCTTTacctaatggtttccattatgtAGTAGGACGTATTAAGGAcgtaggtccttaatggtatccactagacatgccaccaatagaaagaaacaaatcaccagtagagacccacagttaccgttacagtttccattataaccattacaaattctgtgagggtttctacTGTTGTGGCTTTTCAGCAGGGAGTAAAGTAAAGAGAATATAATGATAATGGATGCATGGGACACATACCCAGTCTGTACCGTATTAATCCTCGGTTGTAGTAAGCCACTTCAAACTGCCTGTTGGCTTTAATAGCTGCGCTGTAATCATCCACGGCTTCATAAAAATCAACCCGGAAGTACTTCACCTGGCCGCGGTTATTGAAGGCTATGGCGAGGTCATTACTATCGCGTTCTctgtaatgtaaacaaaaacaggatgTGGATAATACACAAGGTAAACCGGACAGATTTCGTtaaacacatattatatatttgttcCATTCTCCTAACCCACTGATTTATAACGTTAACCAGGATTAATCACCCAGACGCCATGCAGATGTCGATGAACTCCGTGTACAAATCCTCTGCGCGTTTCCAATGATGGCTGTTAAACTCATTATTCGCTTCATTCAGGAGATTTTGTCTGTCCAGCACCTCTCTGTGGCCCTCCATGTGGCTGTCTGTCAGCtgacaacaacaaacaacaacaaacaacaacaaacgccACCGCCGTTTTCTtcgtgtatgtgtttgtgttgtagCTGTTCGTCTTATTAGCGCCACCTAGCGAACAGGAGGCGCAGGAAATGTGAAATAgcaacacaaacaacacaacCATCTAAAACTACGGAAGCCCTAAAGAGccaattcattatttaattgttttctcgtgatctcgacttcattttctcgtgatctcgacataaaagttgttttttggTGATCTTGACTTCATTTTCACATAACAAGTTGTCTTCTCGTGATCATGACAactttctcgtgatctcgacataaaaaaaaaacagttgtttattcatg
This genomic interval carries:
- the ttc32 gene encoding tetratricopeptide repeat protein 32 isoform X3; this encodes MEGHREVLDRQNLLNEANNEFNSHHWKRAEDLYTEFIDICMASGERDSNDLAIAFNNRGQVKYFRVDFYEAVDDYSAAIKANRQFEVAYYNRGLIRYRLGLATVTCVVCSPCFLFIATFQPFLSRCRKRF
- the ttc32 gene encoding tetratricopeptide repeat protein 32 isoform X1 yields the protein MEGHREVLDRQNLLNEANNEFNSHHWKRAEDLYTEFIDICMASGERDSNDLAIAFNNRGQVKYFRVDFYEAVDDYSAAIKANRQFEVAYYNRGLIRYRLGFFQDAESDFKKALEINANFEDARLSLHQTILDCEEKTRRGY
- the ttc32 gene encoding tetratricopeptide repeat protein 32 isoform X2, which translates into the protein MEGHREVLDRQNLLNEANNEFNSHHWKRAEDLYTEFIDICMASGERDSNDLAIAFNNRGQVKYFRVDFYEAVDDYSAAIKANRQFEVAYYNRGLIRYRLDVVDCIVCVHCFITNCRKSQKSPYSRGLCLAAPRRSSLR